CGAAATCCTGATCGGATGCTGGCGGCAGCATTACAACACACTCCGCCCGCACAGCTCGCTGGGATACAAACCGCCAGCTCCAGAAACTATCTTGCCTCGCCCTGCTGGTCTGCCCTACGCTACGCTCCGGGCCGTCCAGCAGGGCGACCTTAACCGCCGGAACTCTAACTTAGCCGGTGGACCACCCTAATGGGGCAGGCCACAGACACCCACAGGCAATCGCACCAGTTCAGGAAAACAGCAGTTGCCCTTGACGTATTAGAGAACACAATCATTGCAGACTGTGACGTAAGCAGGCGACGTTAAGGATCCAACTATCATTGAGAGAGAAGCATTTGTTGCCACGAACTCCCATTTTCAGGGCGGGTATTGGTATTTTATTAAGCATTGCTTGTGCATAAGATAAATGAAGCGAAGTGAAACCAAGTTAAATGATCGACAGTCCACAATTTTTGCTAAATCAAACCGAAGGTCGCCAAGGTCTGGTGGCGTTAATAGTCGCATCCTGCGAAGAAGCAGGCGCTGATGTGTTGGTTGTTGAAAACAAAGATGATTATACACTTATGATAACGGGAGCGGGTTTATCTGCTACAGTTGAAATTTGGACAATAGGAAACGGCGGTCTGTCTATTAGGTGGAAAAGCGACGAATTGCCATTGCGAGCTGTCGAGGGCGCATGGTCATCTGATTGCCGCGAAAATTTTCGCACGACCCACGCAATCACAAATTGTGAAAGCCAAAGCCATCTGATCGAAGCTCTGGCAACTGGGCTGAAAGCTGCCGTGTCGGGGGTGGCGTTTGATGGTCGCAACATCAAATAATTGCATTGGGAAATAGTTGCGGTTATTAGACCATAGGAAAGTAAATTCCTGACGGTCGCGTCCCGCAGCGTGCGCAATGCCCCGAGCGCAGCGGAAAATTATTTTCCCTGAGTGACCTATGAAATTTAGGCACTCAGGAGCCTTTTCTTGATCGTTCCTAAAACCATAAAATTTATTCTCTGCCACCCCTACACGAGTGTGGGATGCCATCCGCCCAATTTGGTATGCCAAGGCACGTCTATTCAAATTATCTCGCATCGCCGCGACGAAACCGTGGCAGGAAAATCATGGTCGGTGACTCTTCGAACACCGTGCACGGCTTAGTTAGACTAGCACATGCTAGGCGTGAAGGTGGTCGTGGTGTAGCAAGAGGGGCTGCGAATGGTGGGCTTTGGCGCGTTAGCCGACCGGCTGCTATTTTACCCGCCTACCGTGAATCTGTGTCCCAATAATGTACAGGAGCCTTGTAGCGGCGATAGTCGGGATGCTCAGGCACCTTGCGGTTTGATCGCGGCGGGATGATTGGGAGGATGCCGCGCATGAGCAGATTTTCTCGGAACCTGTCGCCGTCATAGCCCTAGTCCGCCAGCAGCGCCCTGGGTCTGGGTAGCGGCAGGGCCATCAGATCATCGGCCGATGTATAATCCGATGCTTACTACTATAGCCCCCGATAGTATATACTGCTAATGATCAAGAGGAGCTAGATATGACCCAACAACGCATTTTCATCGATATTTTTGCCCGATGCGATCGGCTGCGATGAGCGAAATCAGATCAAGGGGGCATTATGCCGGTAGCGGTTGGACAGCGTTGTTTGCTGCCTGGTTCGTTGCGCTATCGTCCAGCCTTGGCGCAATCTTTATTGGTGAGGTGATGGGCCAGACGCCGTGCGAGTTATGTTGGTTCCAGCGCGCCTTTATGTTTCCGCTGGCCATCATGCTCGGCATCGCGGCCTACCGATCGGATCGAGATGTGCTCCCCTATGCGTTCGCCCTTGCGTTGGCGGGGTGGGTGATCGCGCTTTATCATTTGTTGCTCTATCTTGGAGTTGTACCAGACGAGATCCAACAATGCGGTTCAGGACCGTCCTGCTCAAACGGCGAAATGACGCTTTTTGGTGCCGTGCCGATTCCGCTTCTCTCGCTGGTAGCCTTTTCGGCCATCTTATTTTTTCTCAACCTTTATCGGAGATCACGATCATGAACAGGCGTTTTGGAGTAGTTTTGACGAGTTTGCTCTCAGTTGGCGCTTTCGCTGCCGGGGTAACTCTATACAGCAGTTCGGTTGCTGGAGAACCCGCAGTCAAGGCGGCGGCTGTGCCAAAGGACATATTTGTGCGTCCTCATTCACCGAGAATCGGACCCAAGAGTGCACCGGTGACAATTGTAGAATTTTTCGACCCGTCTTGCGAGGCCTGCCGTGCTTTTTACCCAAGCGTCAAGCAAATACTCGCCGCGTATCCAAAGGATGTTCGGCTTGTCATGCGTTACCTGCCGCTGCACGAAGGTTCCGCTGAAGCTATTGGTATTCTGGAGGCTGCACGTGCGCAGGGCGTCCTGCAACCGGTAATGGAGGCACTATTGGACGCGCAGCCCAAATGGCACAATGGTGACATGACAGGAGCATGGTCGGCCGCAAAGGCGGCCGGGCTCGATCTTGTAAAGGCCAAGGCAATGCCGAGCGTCGGTATAAATGCGATGATGAAGTCCGATTTGGAGGACGCGAACACGCTTGGCGTCAAGGGAACGCCAAGCTTTTTTGTAAATGGTAAACCCTTGGCTGAATTTGGTCCTGAACCCCTCTACGCTCAGGTTCGCGCTGAGGTCGAAGCTCAACAAAACCCAAACCAAGAGTGAAGACGGTGGCTGGCAGGGCTGCAACGGCCCTTCTCGACAGGTTCTCTTCTACGGGCTTTGTTGCATAACTCGTGACGGTCGCGAGTCAGGTTTTACTTGGAGTTATTATGCGACCCGGATGGTCTTCGGGTTTCCTATTTCTGAGAACCGATTGAGGCCTGCAGCGCGGACTTTTAGTTCGGTAATCTGATGATCGAAGGTGCGCGCGGCGACGCGCTGGCCGAGGAGCTTGAAGCAATGCATCTTGGTTTCGACAAGACTGCGGCGGTGATAGCCGCTCCACTTTTTCTAGATCGTCCGGCCAAGCCGTTTGGTTGTGCGCAGTGCTTCATTGCGGGCGTCAACGCCAGGGCCATCTTTGGTCCACAGCCGCCCGTTGCGACGTACCGGGATGATCGGATTGGCACCGTGCTCAGCGATGACGGCATGATAGCCTCTCGTGTCATATGCGCCATTGGTGGCAGTATGAAGCGCCATGTTTACGCGTTTTCCACTCCCCTTCACCCATCATCTTGATCCCGGTGTTATCGACCAGCAGATGTAGCCCGCCCGAACTGGGCCGCCCACCGAGGTTCACCGACAATGCTTTTTGACGGCGGCAAAGCGTCGTATAATCCGGCACTGGCCAGTCCAGTTTCGCCATCTTGAGCAGGCTCGCAACCAGACCCGTCACCTGTCGTAGCTGAAGGTTGAACAGGATCTTCAGCGTCATGCACAGCTCAATTGCGCTGTCAGAAAACCGCATCGGCCAACCGGGCCGACCAACTGGTACCGAGAGCCAGTTTATCTCTGGTCAAACCACACATCCAATGAACCTCGCTGCTTCAGCGATGCATTATAAGCGGGCCAATTGGTCGTGCGGTACGTCGGGGAGATGGGTCTGGGCATCAGGCTCATCTATACATATCGATTCCCCAAGGGAATCCATCACCTTGTTATGCAACAAAGCCATCTGCGGGTGACGCCGCAGCATATTTACGGCGTTTTATCGATGATGGTGTGGTCGCTCATAGTCGTGATCTCAATCAAATACCTGTCGGTCGTCCTACGCGCCGACAACAAGGGCGAAGGCGGTATCATTGCGCTGGTCGCACGGCTCGGTCCGTGCAGGCGGCGCGCGGGGGTCATCCACGCCGCCCTAGTCGCGATGGGTGTTTTCGGAGCCTCTCTCCTGTATGGAGACGGCACAATCACGCGGGCCATTTCAGTCCTCAGCGCAATCGAGGCGATCAATCACAGACTTGCCTATACCGAGATTGATCTCAATCTTTCCGAGGTGAAGGGACCTGTGATGGACGCCTCAAACGAGCCGACTTTCTCGAGGAATTCCGCGGGCGTTGTTCCTGTCGCAGAACCACGCGTTTCGCGAATTGTCACAGGACAACGGGCCCCCGCCTCTGCCAGACGATATCGCTCGCGATATGATCCAATCACCCTATTAGAAGGAGAACCTAGATGTTTATCGAAAAGATCAAGACACCCGGATTATCGCACCTTTCCTATCTCGTCGGTGCCGACGGGCAGGCAGCGGTGATCGCCCCCCGCCGCGATTGCCACATCTATGTCGAGATGGCTCGCGCCGAAGGGCTGGCGCTCACCCATATCATCAATGCCCATCATAAACTGTCAATTTCGCAAGTATGGGGAACAGGCACAACCTCAAGCTCGGACGGCCAGTTTTTTCGCGGGGCAAAGCGAGGCGCGAGCGGCGGCGACATCAATGCTAGCTATGGCAATGATCCTGGCTTCAGCTTTTATACCCATGTGTCTGACCAGCACGGGCTGTATCATGTTAAAGTGATTTCCGCTACAACGCATTACGCGCCCTCTGTGCTTGACGGCCTGCTGCATCATGGCAGCATTCTCAATATCAGCGAGCATTTTACCGACACCAGCGGCGCGACCGATCATATATTTGCGCTTTGCTCGATGCTGGGCTTTAGTTTCTGCCCGCGCTTGCGTGATTTTTAGGACCGCAGACTGATACCGATGGAAATGCCATCGCGTTATCCAAAAATTTCGCCGCTCCTTGGCCAGCGCATAAAAACCGAGAAAATCCGGGAGCATTGGGATGACATTATGCGTCTGTTAGCATCCATCAAGACTGGCCACGTCGCGCCGTCGGTAATGATGCGCATTATGAACGGCAAAACCAGCTGGACGTGGCTTTGCAGGAAATTGGCAAGATCGAGCACACGCTGTTCATGGTCGACTGGCTCGAAAACCCCGAATTGCGACGCCGCTGCCGGGCCGGCCTTAACAAGAGCGAACAGCGTCATGCCCTGACGCAAGCGATTTCGACATTCCGGCAAGGCGGAACAGTGCCAGATTGTCCGGTCATCAATACGCCGTTTGAATGAATAACATCGAAAGCAATAACGAGGCCTTGCAGAAACGCGGCTTTCTAGTGGGCCGCAATGCCGGCAATTTTGAGGTTTTAGATTTGTTTGAGGTTACGCACAGCGCAGAGAATTTATCATCAGGTCAAGCCCTGATGGCCTGTATCAGCGGTACTATCCCCAATATCTAGAAAATCTGCTTGATATTGTAGCCGAGGATGTGGCGGCTCGTTTCTGGTCCGATCGGTTCCGTTCTTATCATTCAATTCCCGCCTTTGGTGGAGAATATTTTAACAACCATGCCAAGCGTTGCAAGCCTGTTTTGTCGGTGTTGCCACCAATAATGTAGTCAATTCTGGGCATGGTGCTCGGTGCACTGGCCGCATTGGGATTGAGTGTTTTGGATGTTCCAACCTTCGAGAGGCTGATGATGGTTGCCGCGATGTGCCTGATCGCTGGGTGGCTTGGGCATCACCTGAATCTTTCTTGTGATGACCAATGGGACGGAATTGCCCTCAGAAAATAAACAAATAGAAGACTGAGAAGAACGCTATAAAAATCAATATGCCCGAAAGAGAAAATTCGTTTTGCCAAATACTGTTGCCGGGCTCGCGCACGTCGACGATTGTCTGCTCTTTGGCAACTTGTAAAACTGCCCTCGGCAATGCTAATCGGAATGGGTGCTTTGCACCCTCATCACGTAATACGAGTCGATGTTTTCTTTTTCGTTCCATGCAGACGAGTTAACAATTTGTTAAGAATTTAGTCCACCACATAATTTGGTTAAAATTCGTCTGTCTCGAACCGGCACGAAATCGTTGCAAAAGGTTAAGCGCATTTCCGCTGGATGCGGCTTGCAAATGGTGTGGATTCGCAATTGCAATTGCTGTCATCGCGAAGTTGCCATCCTTCCGATATCCTCATATCTATGGCACAAAATTTGCCAGCCGGTTTGCTGGTCGCCGGGGTATTTGGGCAGAGCCGAACCCATGAGTATATATTCGGCGGTGTTACTCGAATTTTGCTTCTAAATTGTCCGCATCCGTTATTATTGGTCCCCTAGATCCACCTGAACGTTCTCGGAAGCAGGGGTTTCGCCTTGCTGGGCGGATAAAAATATTGAGAATAATATTTGGAAAATCGCCGATAACTGATCATTTCTGGATAATTACATCAATATTGACGGTAACGATCTTTCAATGATGGACCGCGTGTCAATGACAGCCCCTGAAGCAGCAAAGAGATAGCCGGCTCGATCAAACCTTAACTTGCAAAAAGCTTCGGCAACGGGATTATCCGCATTGATGAGCACTGAACTGAACTCTGTTCAAGGGTAAATCGCAGTATTGTCGGCACTCCCGCCCTGTATTTCACTTTAAAGTCAGGTTCATCTTTCCACGGAATGGACCCGCGAACACGCAGCGTTGATGATTGGTGCAGAGAGCATAGCTTCGGGACATACATGGGGTTCAAAAGCTGACCCGAGCGCCTCCCACGAACCGCCGGGGGATTCCAGGACGCAAGCCGAAGGGACGTCTGCTGACGGCGTATTGGTCATCGAATATGTTATCAACGCGTGCAAACAGGGAGAGACTGTCGGTCAGCGCGAAATTTCCCGCAAGATCAAAGATGATGCGCTCGTCGATCCCTTGATTTACGGCAATAGCCCCGCTCCCGGGTTCATTGCGCAAATCGGAAAGGTAGCTTACCCCAAGATTGATCGCAATGCGGCCCGCGTTCACACCCGCTTCTATATACAGTTGATGCCGCGCAATATAGGGCAGGGCATCGCCTTCAGTCACATCACCGAAAAAGTTGCTGTCGAAGCTACTATCAAATTGTGCATCCGTGAACGTATACGCGAGCGACAGGGGAAACGAGATCGTGTCGGTGGCGCGTGGCTCGATCGCTGCCGACAGCTCCAAGCCCTTGACGGTAACTGCGCCGCCATTGAACTGATCGCCAATGTCGCCGACGCTGCAGCCGACAGATTGGGTGCAATTACCGAGCAAGTTGGAATAGTCGTTGTAGAATCCAATCGCAGAGACCTGGACCTCGTCAGTCCTGAAGCGGACGCCGGCTTCGTAGTTCCAGCTTTTTTCGGCGCGGGCGTCCGGACTGCCGGGGCCGGGAGGAGAGAAGCCGCGTGATACTCCTGCAAGCACAATGGCGTCGCCAAACTCGTAAGTAACACCCAGAGCAGGCAGCCACTGGTCGATATTGGTGCGGCGAACCCGGGTTGGCCCGGTCGATCGATCCGGGTCCGATCCTGCATAGTCCAACCGGGTCAAATCAATCCCTTCGTACCTCAACCCGGGCGTCAGCGTCACGGCACCGATCTCGATCCGGTCCTCGATGTAAAATGCGATGGCCTTCGCTTTCGCCTCCCGGTTGGCCTGCTGGCCGATATCGGTCTGGCGCTCAAAGACGAGGTCTCCGCCAATTTGGGAGTAGAATTCCTCGTTTTGCAGTCTGTCTTCTTCATCCTCGTGATAGCGGACGGAGACCGCGAGATTGTGGCGCGTCGCGCCGATGGCGAACGGGCGTTCCAAAGAAAACTGGGCTCCTTCACTACGATAGACGCGATTGTTGTTGCGGATCCGCACCGCGCCATTCGCACTGTCCGCCCCGCGTAAGATATTAAGAGCTTCGCGATTGTCATCGGGGCTATCGAAAACAGTCTGAATCGAATCGAATCGACCGTCGCCATCGAAATCGATATCCTGAAGTTTCGACCAGCTGCGGCTGAAGTCGTTGCGATACAGCGTGGCCGTGATCCTCGTCTCATCGGCAAACGCCAAGGTGCCGATAATACGATATTGGTCGTGCTTCCCGGAAAATGCGTCGCGCTGGCTGGTCGCATAGCGACGATAGGGTTCTGCCGCGAAATCGGCATCGGCAAGTCCGAGGTAGGTCTCATTGGCTTTAAGGTCAGACCGGCCATAAACAAATTCCAAGCGAGCCTCTACGGGTGCGTCCGGCGCGGTGTGAACAGCCAATCGCCCACGATAATCCTGTCGTTCAAATCCGGTGTCAGCATCTGGACGCCCGTCGATTGATTTGAAGCCGTCGCTGCCCTGCTGGTAGGTTTCAATCAGCGCACCAACATAATCTGTGTCAGCTCCAACCCAGCCCTGGCCTTGGAAGTAATTGCGCGAACCATATTGGCCTGAAGCATAGCCGGAGAATCCATCCGTCGGGATTTGGGTAGACCGAAGATTGACCGCTCCGCCGATAGTACGAGGTCCAGAGCGGATCGCGGCTGCGCCCTTCGTTACCTCGACCGCCTGCATACGTCCGATGGCGGGGAAATAATATGCGGCCGGCGCGGCATAGGGGGCCGGCGCGATCAATACGCCATCTTCCATGAGTGTGATGTTGCTCGACCGTTCGACTGGGCTACCGCGCAGTCCTATATTTGGAAACAACCCGAACCCATCCTCCTCCTGGATATTTACCCCGGGCACTTGACGCAGGACGCGGTTTACATCCCCATGGTCGAACCGGCGGAGATCTTCGCTGTCGAGCAGATCGGCAGAACCGGCAACCCGGTAGGGATCAATCCGGCCTCCGAGGACGATAATTGAAGTATCGGGATTTGCCTGACGGTCTTCCGAAGCCTGCTCAGTTCCATCTTTCTCGGCGACGGGCCAATTCTTCTCTTGGGCTTGCACTGGCATGGACAAGGCAACTGCGAGGGACGAGACGGCAGCACGATACATAGAGGTTTCCTTTTCTCCGAGCGGTGTGGGGAGGGCTGCCTCTAACGTTATTGCAAATGCTTCGCAAGAGCATAATTGCGATGCTCTCAAAACTTTTGTCAGGACCTATCATTCTGGCGCTTGCTCTCATGCTATTTTCTCGGGGTGGGGAAGGGGCCAGCGGTCTGCCATCCTCGCATAGTGGGCTGAGCTATGGATTACTTTATCTGCGCCAATTCCTGCTTGGCTTCTCGCTTTACAAGTATGCCTTTGCCATGCTTTATGCCCGCGCTGAAGCCCTCCTCAACAATAGCGCCCAAGATGAGTTCAACTAGCATCGCCGACTTCCACAAGGCAGGGGATTAGGGACTGGCGTTCCACGATACGATCCTCTGCATGCCAAGGTGTTTGACAAATTTGCTTCCGAGTTAATCACGTGCAAATTCCAAAATTGCTTTGATTTTCGCTGTTGTATTCATGCTGGGGGTTCAAACGCGTCGACGTAAAGTTGCTCGACCCGCAGGACTTCCTCATCAGTCAGTGCGGCAAATTCTTGTGTGCGCGCGCTGCGAAAGCTGACCGCCATTTTGCTGAAGGAACTTTTGAAGCAACTCGATCTGCGCTGATGGCATGTCGACAACCTGCTGTACGCCGTCACCGAACCGGTCGAACGCCTCCAGGTAACGAACCTCTTGGGGAAGATCGTGGACAATGGTTTGTTCCACGCATTCATAGAGAAATTCCGCATGCGCGGTAGCGTCAAAATAACGGTAGAAGTCTGCGGTATGATTGAGCACTTCGACGTTTCCGTCGGCCGTCCGCTGCCATTCGATCTCAGGGAGAAGAGGTCTGGAATAGGTTTCCAGCACTGTCCGATAAGCGTCGAGCTGTCTTAGAATGGCAGCGCTGATCGGGAACACGAGCCCGGGCGGATTGTAGCTGGCGGCTGCCAGTGCGTGATGGATGAGCCAACGGTGAATGCGGCCGTTGCCATCTTCATAAGGGTGGATGTAGACAAACCCAAACGCCAGAACTGCTGCGGCGACAACGGGATCGAACGCTTTGGTAAGTGTTCGCTCGGTGTAGACGACAAGCCCTGTCAGCAAGTCTGTAATGTCATCATGGCGCGCACTGATATGGTCCGGGATCGGGTCTCCTGAATCCCGGTCATGAACGCCGACAAAGCCGCCTTGCGTTCTAAAACCGAGTTTTACGAAGCGCGCATCACCGATCACGATGCTTTGAAGACGGTCAAATTCGGTCAGAGTGACGGGATTGTTGCCCGCTTGCGCAATCGCCTGACCCCATCGTACCGCGCGGGTGCCGGAAGGCTTTTCGCCCTCGATCGCAAAGGATGACTTGGAATCGTTCAATAGAAGGAACGCAGCCGCGCGCGCCACGAGGTCGGGGCGGACGCGCCCGATTTCGGCACGTACGCGTTTATCCAACTGCTTGTCCGCGGCAGCCTGCAGGGCCGGCGTTCGGCGGACCATTGGGCAAAAGGCCGGCGTTCCCGGGAGATTGTCGAGGATTTTGTGCCGGGACGAGACTTGTCCGCGCGCAAGGGCAAATTGTAGCTTAGGATCGACGATTGTCACCAGCCGAACTTTGCCAGGTTCAGGGATATCGAGCTGGGTGCCCGTCAGCCATTCGTAAAGATACCACGCCCGGCGCGCAAAGGCGCCGGTCGGTGTCGCCATTACGAATTCGCGGATCGCTTCAGGTTCGATAGTCTTGAAGAGCTGCGCCAGAACGCCCAGATCAATGCCTTCCCACTTCATGGCGAATACCAGGTGGCCTGCAAGGCTCGATTCCGGACGGTGACGCGGGGTCAGCAGAACCCAATCCGAAGTTGGCACCGGATGATGGCGTTCGGCAATCGCCGCTAGGCGAGGCGGTAAGGGAAGCGAAAGGCCATAGGCGGCGATCAAAGCGGCATAGCCGCATGGGGTC
The nucleotide sequence above comes from Sphingorhabdus sp. YGSMI21. Encoded proteins:
- a CDS encoding disulfide bond formation protein B — translated: MSEIRSRGHYAGSGWTALFAAWFVALSSSLGAIFIGEVMGQTPCELCWFQRAFMFPLAIMLGIAAYRSDRDVLPYAFALALAGWVIALYHLLLYLGVVPDEIQQCGSGPSCSNGEMTLFGAVPIPLLSLVAFSAILFFLNLYRRSRS
- a CDS encoding thioredoxin domain-containing protein; the encoded protein is MTIVEFFDPSCEACRAFYPSVKQILAAYPKDVRLVMRYLPLHEGSAEAIGILEAARAQGVLQPVMEALLDAQPKWHNGDMTGAWSAAKAAGLDLVKAKAMPSVGINAMMKSDLEDANTLGVKGTPSFFVNGKPLAEFGPEPLYAQVRAEVEAQQNPNQE
- a CDS encoding KUP/HAK/KT family potassium transporter, with the protein product MQQSHLRVTPQHIYGVLSMMVWSLIVVISIKYLSVVLRADNKGEGGIIALVARLGPCRRRAGVIHAALVAMGVFGASLLYGDGTITRAISVLSAIEAINHRLAYTEIDLNLSEVKGPVMDASNEPTFSRNSAGVVPVAEPRVSRIVTGQRAPASARRYRSRYDPITLLEGEPRCLSKRSRHPDYRTFPISSVPTGRQR
- a CDS encoding TonB-dependent receptor, whose protein sequence is MYRAAVSSLAVALSMPVQAQEKNWPVAEKDGTEQASEDRQANPDTSIIVLGGRIDPYRVAGSADLLDSEDLRRFDHGDVNRVLRQVPGVNIQEEDGFGLFPNIGLRGSPVERSSNITLMEDGVLIAPAPYAAPAAYYFPAIGRMQAVEVTKGAAAIRSGPRTIGGAVNLRSTQIPTDGFSGYASGQYGSRNYFQGQGWVGADTDYVGALIETYQQGSDGFKSIDGRPDADTGFERQDYRGRLAVHTAPDAPVEARLEFVYGRSDLKANETYLGLADADFAAEPYRRYATSQRDAFSGKHDQYRIIGTLAFADETRITATLYRNDFSRSWSKLQDIDFDGDGRFDSIQTVFDSPDDNREALNILRGADSANGAVRIRNNNRVYRSEGAQFSLERPFAIGATRHNLAVSVRYHEDEEDRLQNEEFYSQIGGDLVFERQTDIGQQANREAKAKAIAFYIEDRIEIGAVTLTPGLRYEGIDLTRLDYAGSDPDRSTGPTRVRRTNIDQWLPALGVTYEFGDAIVLAGVSRGFSPPGPGSPDARAEKSWNYEAGVRFRTDEVQVSAIGFYNDYSNLLGNCTQSVGCSVGDIGDQFNGGAVTVKGLELSAAIEPRATDTISFPLSLAYTFTDAQFDSSFDSNFFGDVTEGDALPYIARHQLYIEAGVNAGRIAINLGVSYLSDLRNEPGSGAIAVNQGIDERIIFDLAGNFALTDSLSLFARVDNIFDDQYAVSRRPFGLRPGIPRRFVGGARVSF
- a CDS encoding Fic family protein; protein product: MGEWPSQAVNDFHGRSLPEPATPCGYAALIAAYGLSLPLPPRLAAIAERHHPVPTSDWVLLTPRHRPESSLAGHLVFAMKWEGIDLGVLAQLFKTIEPEAIREFVMATPTGAFARRAWYLYEWLTGTQLDIPEPGKVRLVTIVDPKLQFALARGQVSSRHKILDNLPGTPAFCPMVRRTPALQAAADKQLDKRVRAEIGRVRPDLVARAAAFLLLNDSKSSFAIEGEKPSGTRAVRWGQAIAQAGNNPVTLTEFDRLQSIVIGDARFVKLGFRTQGGFVGVHDRDSGDPIPDHISARHDDITDLLTGLVVYTERTLTKAFDPVVAAAVLAFGFVYIHPYEDGNGRIHRWLIHHALAAASYNPPGLVFPISAAILRQLDAYRTVLETYSRPLLPEIEWQRTADGNVEVLNHTADFYRYFDATAHAEFLYECVEQTIVHDLPQEVRYLEAFDRFGDGVQQVVDMPSAQIELLQKFLQQNGGQLSQRAHTRICRTD